The following nucleotide sequence is from Coffea eugenioides isolate CCC68of chromosome 3, Ceug_1.0, whole genome shotgun sequence.
GTACATGAAATTCCCAAACAAAATTAAGTTTTGCCTCAGATAAACAAACAAGAGGTGGGAAATAAACATATTCATCATTATGGATCCACATCTGAAAGAAAAAATGGGTTTAGGATTTTAGTCTCCTAAATCAAATTTATCCAACACATTAGCTATGAAGGAGGTGAGAATATGGAAGTGAAGGACCTAGAGGCCTGTGGGGAGGAGGGCTGGCTACCTTAATGAAGTAGGAGATAGGTCAAACAAAGAAAGTAAGAAATAATGTCTTACTGTGCGGAGGCTAATTTAGCCATTCATGACAAAATTGCTCTGGCAAAATCGAATTGCTCTGGCAATAACAGCAGCCTTTCACAAGGCATGTAATAGTGTGGAGTTTAGGACCTTTTTTCACAATATGCCTCCTCAAAAAGCATCGTACTTCATTGCTTTTTTAATCTCTATCTATGACCACTTTTGTTTATCTTTTTATGGGTCTATGCTGTTGGCGATcatgttggttttttttttttggggtcaaataTTTTGGCTGTTTAGTGCCATATTTGCCACCTCCACACCCTGCTtgtatgaaaaatattttttcatgaTGAATGTTTTAAGTTGAGTTGCTTTACTTTTTCAAAGAACAAGTATGATGCATATCTAGCTATAGTCCTTGAGTCTTATAAGCATCAGAGCCGTGTAAAGCTGCTTGTTGAATTGGCCAAAGAAAGTTATTTTATAGGATTGATGGGCTTATGAGCATGTTGTGGTGTGTGTGAAAAATTCAGTCAGTCCAATTAGGTTTGCACACTACGCTAATTCCCCCCACCcctcctcaaaaaaaaaaaaaaaaaacctctcaATCAGTCATTCAGTTCATTCCTGAACTAAATTAAGCTAGATGATGTTACCTACTGAAGTCAAAGAACATGGAATGATTACAGGCTAGATATACAGTTGGCCATGGAGTGATGGTTGGGGATGGTCAGTCTTATGTCATATTGGTGTTTCTGATTGAGGATGAAAATTGTTCTCATTGGTATTTCTGATATTAATTTTTCACTTGCGCTGATATGAATTTTGCATTATTATTGGACGTAAAAATACATAAACAAATACTAGTTATGAGTATCTACTGAATTTGTGTTGATATGATTCCTGAAAGCTTTTTGTGCTTAAGTTGGTAAATTTAGTGCTACGCATGGGAATAAATTAAAGAAGTGCTCCTCATGGTTTGCATCTCATTCTGCTTCCTTAGTGCTGCTAATTACAGTTTTGATGAGCCTAGTTGATTGCTTCATACTGGCACCTATATGCAGAACTTCCGCCGGATAAAGAACCTTTGGACTGGAATACAAGGATGAAAATAGCAGCTGGTGCAGCCAAAGGATTGGAGTACTTGCACGATAAAGCCAATCCTCCTGTCATATATCGAGACCTTAAATCTTCTAACATCCTTCTTGATGAAGGATATCACCCTAAATTATCAGATTTTGGGCTTGCCAAATTGGGTCCAGTGGGTGACAAGACTCATGTCTCCACCAGGGTCATGGGGACATACGGTTACTGTGCTCCTGAATATGCTATGACTGGTCAACTCACTCTGAAGTCCGATGTATATAGTTTTGGAGTTGTCTTCCTTGAACTTATAACAGGGCGCAAGGCCATTGATAACACAAGAGGTCCAGGAGAGCATAATCTTGTTGCTTGGGTATGTCATGATTTCTTCACACTCTTTGATGAAATTGATTTCTGCTGTTTTTTTCAGTTTGGCAGATAATTCAACAGATGCGTAGCTTCTAAAGTTGATTGTTTAGCATATTATAGTCACTCATAACAAGATTTTTCCACCCTTAAATCTTTTGTGTAATGCATCTGCAGGCACGTCCACTGTTTAAGGATCGCCGGAAGTTCCCAAAAATGGCTGACCCACTGTTGCAAGGCCGTTACCCAATGCGAGGACTGTACCAAGCACTAGCAGTGGCAGCCATGTGCCTGCAAGAACAAGCTGCTACAAGGCCTCTAATTGGGGATGTTGTGACTGCTTTGACATATTTAGCCTCTCAAACTTACGATCCGAATGCAACAAGTACGCAAAGTAACAGAGTAGGTCCATCTACTCCTAGGAGCAGAGAGGACCGTAGGAGCATGGCAGATGGAGTGGACAGTCCAGATGAGCCTGGACGTGGTTTCCATGGCTCGCCTTCCGCACACAAGAACTCACCTGATTTCAGGAAGAGAGACTCTGCCAGAGAGTTGTTGAATAATGGTGCTGAGTTGAGAAAAATTGAAACAGGTGGTGGGTCTGGACGAAAATGGGGTCTAGATGAATCAGAGCGTCCCGAATCTCAAAGAGACAGTCCTTTGAGTGCGGGTAGAGCTAGAGAAACACCAAGAAATCGAGATCTAGACAGAGAACGTGCGGTAGCGGAGGCCAAAGTGTGGGGTGAGAActggagagagagaaagaaggcAAATGCAGCGGGCAGTTTTGATGGTACAAATGATTGACTGAACCCGGATCTACTGACTACCAGCGGTTGCATATTCTAGGGTTCATCATCATGGAGAAAGAGAAGTTTGCGGTGCGTCCTCAGTGATTACCTTGGTCGAGCGAATTGTTCTTCGGAATAAGAGTTCTTGTATCCAACTACTTGTACTGTTCGTCTCATAAATCATTCTTGTAATTTGGTTTGAGCTGGATTCTTTAGTTATCTGGTTAAAAAAAGATGTAGTTATGAGGAGACAACATGGGGTTAGTGATTGTAATTTCTGAGTTATTACTGGTGACCCCGCCCAAGTGGTGTTGTATGCAATTTGTCAGTATATCTATTAGAATTTTTCAATGTCCATGATATATGATATGATAATACAAAGAGAAGTTGGAAGGAAGGCCGCTCTTTGCTCCCTTTCTTCTACGCATTGAAAGAGTTCGCCCTCTTTCGACTCGGTTTGGTCACCCGGGTTCTGGGGCTTGCCAAGGCCAATTTGTCTGAACTTCTTGAGGCTTGTTTGCAACTTACAGAAAGCTGGTAAAGTTCGTCCTTCACAATCAATCAAAGAggacaagacagatttgacggtgAACAAGTATAACCATCAGCCCTCTTTCTCCAACAGTAAGCGTTATCAATTTGCATACTCGCAGATGGGAGGTGCTAGTAAAAATGGCGTATAACTTTTGCCACGAGTTTAAAATTAATCACAGGTTGTCACTGTCTCTCAagaaaaatatctcaaaaagtCTTTGTATCATTAAGTTGCTCGCTGAACATCAGATCAATGTCCAATGCTGAGAAGCCTGTTACCAGACAATCTATCCAAGTCCAAGCATGATACAACCTCAACATACGCATTACAACTATCAAAAGTTCCCAGGAacatttttgtttgaaatatttaaCCGTCCCCGAGCCAAGGAGAACAAGAGTTGAACCGTACTGCATCGAGTATGGCAATCTCAAGGAAAGTTGAATAGCCGTTTCACCCAAAACGAGCACTATAGCTCAGGTCTACTGCCATAAATCTATACAATAATAACTAACTCCtaatctaaaatttgaatttatattaATTCCTTGGAGCCGATCAATGTTGCCGCCAGTACAGACAGCAAATGCCAAAACCAATCAGTTCTTGTAAGCAGATATATTGGTTGGTCCATCCATCTTGCATCCTCCTAGTTAGAATAGCAGAGGACTACCGCAAAATGACCGTCATTTTGCATTATGGCATCACTTCCTCTTCTTCCCCTGATGAAGACACAATACATTTCCTTAAGACCCGCTGATATCAGTTTATAAACAAAATTTGCAAGATTAGCAAAACAAGAAGCATACCGAGCTTACATAATCATCCATCAGCAACTGCTTGCGCTTTTTTGAAATAGGAGGGCTCTCAGTAGCTTGCCTTGCCATTGCACGTTTAGATGGAGTCATATTTTGCTACAAAAATCAAATACAGACCATTTTGATTAGTTCTCATAAGAATTCTAGACAATTTATGAGCAAGAAAAGAACAGGTTCCACCGGTATAATGACTTCACACAACGGGGAAAAAGAAGGATCTACCTTTGCAAGCTTCTTCTCTTTACGGGCTTGTCTCTCACGTTCATCAAATTCCTGGTTTTCCCTCTCAACCAAACGAATTAGCGTATCACATCTCCTTGCAAGTTCTTGAGTGGTGCGAGACTTGACAAACCAATCAAAACGAAACAAAGGTGATGTGCGAAATGCTGACTTCAGCTCATCCCAGTTTCCGTATCCAAGTTTGTGAACCATGCATATCTGTACAGGATGAGGCAGGAAAAATAAGAGGCACACAAAATTATCAAACATGGATCGTTAAAATAACTTGCAAGTCAGTCACTCACCATGAATCGATCACACTCTTCATTGTACAATTTCCCTTTATTTTGACCATATTGGATCTTCAACTCCAGCCATGGATTCTTATAGCGATCCAATTTCTTTCCAATGGCTTTCATGATCTCATCTTTCCGAGATATTCTGGCCTCTCCTCTTTCAATGTTCTTAATGATCCTATCATAATCTGTAAAAACCACATTTCCACCATTAATTTATCATGTCAGAATAAAGAGCCCCAATAAATGATAAAAAGTAACTCCATTCCTGCTTGTACAACAGCTCTTAACACCGATTTTATTCACTTAACATCCTTTTATATTGTATTAAATGTTCACATGGCGATTAGCATTAATCTGACAACATTAAGGCAAAGAAAATACGCATCACAACCATAACACATCTGAGCATTCTCTTTAGTAGCATCAAGAAAAGCTTACAAATGTAAATTACTCAaaaattgagattatatacatcaCAAAACTGAGTTTATTACTCACCATTCAACTCCTTGTATCTTTCTTTGAAAACCTTTGCATATCTTTCAACCTCTTCCTCTGTTTTCCCTTCCATTTCAGTAGCAATACCTTTTATATCATTTCTGCCATACTTTTCACAGGCCCTGATAAAGGTATTGAAGTCTCTTCTACTCCATGTTGAAAACCCCTACAAGTCACAAAGTTAAGTTGAAGTAAGAGCCTTAAGCACTTCAAATTACACAAATTcgtaaaagaaaaaattttaggTATCTTAACAGACAATGTGAAGTACACTCACTTCTTCCAACAACCGCTCCTTCTCTTCCTGCTCTTCGGCAGTCAAAGGCTCTCCAACATCTACGTGTACAAACCAATcaataaaattttcacatttcaaaAGACCAATAAGCATTCATGTAATGTGAACTAACATACCTTCAGGTTCTTCCACATCTATTGTATCCTTCAATTGATTCTTTTGATGTGTTTGCTGAAAATATGAAACAAAGAagcttaaataaaagcaaaattaAATAAGGCATATAAATATTAAcaaaccaaaagaaagaaagtcaTGACATCACCAACCATTAGATAGCGCACTTCTTTCTCATATAGCTCACTAAGCCTCTGTGTGTTGAAGAACTGAAAGTCATGCCTTGAAAAAGGCATCAAATTTAATCCAGCAGGGAAACCCAGATCAGGAAAAGTTTAGCAGCAGATACAGTGACAACACAgcacaaaagagaaaaaacaaaaattgatgtaGGTGTTacatagacaaaaaaaaaacttacaacTGTGGCATTCGAGGAATTCGTGGCTCTTTGGGTCTTGCAGGACCGCTTTGGCGCATTGTTTGCTTAAAGTATTCCGATTCTGAGTAACTACCATGCAAAGAGGAAAGACTATGAGTAATGAAAGACAACAAAATACACATCAAACTTCTGGTAATGTGAAACCATACTTGCGCTTCCGCTCTCTCTTAGGGGGTTCCAGCCAATTTTCACTCACAATTTTCTTGAAATCAAACTTGTTCTCATCcttcaaaaagaaaacaagaaagaccAGTGGGAGAAATAGAAGCCATATGTCAGCATGGAAGACATCCTGATGACAAACAAACCAACAGTATAAAAACAATTCTACCTTTTCATCATCAAAATCATAGAAGTCAGCAGCTGCAGAAGAATATCAACTTTTAGCCTCAAACACAAAAGTAGCAGGAAAAGAAGATAACAATTTAATGACTACAGATAGATCAAACATGTGGATGACATACAGTCGTCCATTTTGAACTTAATTGCATCTTCTGTGAACTTCTTCATCTTTGCATCAAGTTCAGCTGTTGCCTCTTCTCCTTTAGCAATTATCCGATCTATATCTTCATCAGTTATTGTACTATCTTTGGAACTGAAAACCATCTCTGCCCCAAATCTCACCATTTGCAGCAACTCATCTTTATTAACAGCTGCACCAAAACCATTCAGGATCATATTTCAAGCACACCAATTTCTCAAGCAACCTAGTGTAGCCAAAAACCATGTGGAATAAAATCTTACTCTTTTGTTCAGCCAACCTCCCTTGCTGGATAACCAAAGCATCAAGTGCAAGCTTCTTATAAGCCCTCTCAATCACTTTTTCCTCAATTGTATACTGCCAATAACCAATTAACAACTATTACTGCACTTTTCAATGTAGCCTACTTCTGACTACCCACATTCCAGCTCACCAATAAGTTAACTAAAACGAGTCAAACCTCAGTGCAGAAACGGAAGACTTGTACTTCTTTCTTCTGCCCAATTCTGTGAGCACGATCCTGGGCCTGTAAATCCACCTGTGGATTCCTAAAGATGACGAAGACTAATGAAATTAGCATACAGTAATCCAAACCAGTATCAACAAGTAACTAATGCTGACAATACATACCAGTCACTATCGTAGAGAATGACCACATCTGCAGTTGCAAGATTAATACCAAGCCCTCCAGCTCTAGTTGAcaacaaaaatacaaatttttcaCTCCCTGGTTTGTTAAAGGCATCAATGGAAGCATCACGATCTTCCCCACCAGTATTGCCGTCAATGCGACAATACAGGTATCCACGGTACATCAAATAGTCTTCAAGAATGTCAAGCAACCTCGTCATCTGCATCACATCATGTCAAGGCATTACTAATCAAAATGTCAATATGAAGCAGAAAAGAATTTACTAAGACTAGAAATGAAAGGACTGGTGAGGCACATAATCCTCTGGAGGCTTAAACAGTACAGTTTTCAATTATTGTAAGCTTCACCTAACAAATAGTAGCTAGAAGATTAAAAAAACAAACCTGTGAGAATATCAACACCCGTGAATCACGCTCTTTTAACTTGGGAAGCAGCTTATCCAAAAGAACCATTTTGCCTGTGCAGATCCATTAGGGGGGAAAAAGTTCAAAGGAGTCCAAACATAGATTGCCTTCATGCTAGAGAGTGACAAAGAGCATTACCAGCATTCTCTATCAGATGGTCTCCTGTAGTATAAGGAGGTCCAGGTTCAGCACCTTGGAAAAGATATGGGTGGTTACAACATTTACGTAGCTGCATTGCAATATTAAGAAGACGTTTGCGCTCTCCACCAGCATTTACGACTTCAAGATCCTTCTGTAAAAGAGCTCTGTAGTATTGCTTTTGCATCTGGGACATACCAACTTTAAGGATCGTTTCCTTCTTTGGAGGCAAACCTTTCTCGACATCTGATTTCAACCTTCTCAGAAGGAAAGGCCGGAGAACCTGTTATTGCAATTATCAAGTTAAGAACATCAATAACAGGGGCAAAAATAGGAGAGTTATCAGTGGAACAGATTTTACACGATCACGTGGATCACAGAAAGAGCCATGTCCAAAAGTAAACTCTCTTAATCATTTCTAAAAAAATCAAGTATTTAATAGAAACTATAATTGTGGTCAATGTACAAGAGATTGTAGGGAATACAGCAGAATGAGAAAAGACAAATAAGATTACTATAAGGGTCAGAGAAGACTAAAATAGCTCACCAGCCAGGGGTGGCGTATAAAAAGAGGTTGCAACAAAAACAGCAAGATCGATTAAGTGAAAGGCATCTAAACAAATATTTCTAAACTAATAAAAGGAAACAGAGCTTTCCgctatgtatatgtatataaacCCGCATAAAGCACAAATAACAATTCAACCAATAGTGAGTTATCATACCAAGAAAATACAGTAAAAGTGGTCTGTTTCGTTTTGGCAACTCATTGAACTTCAGGTCAATTGCAGTAATAACATGTAATGCATGAAAACACTGTACTAAAGTACCTTGTGAAGCTGCTGCACAACCTCCTGCTGGTCATTCTCACCAGAAATTTGGAACCATTCATCAAAAGTTTCAGCTGAACTGAAGATCTCCGGTAGCAAAAAGTTCAAAAGAGACCACAGTTCATGAAGGTTATTCTGCACAAGTACTTTACATATCAAGAATACTGAATCCGAGATATGAGAAAGACAAATAGAACAACTTTAAGGACAACAATACCATTGTTCAACACACAGTTGgccaaacccccccccccctccaaaaaaaaaaaaatttcttcacAAACTTCTGCATGCTCTAATACCAGTCATCCTAAATAAAATGAAACTCAACAGGAACTAGAAAATTTCTTCTGAGAGATGTTTCAGCCACTACATGCAAGAAGCAATTTACTTCAGGAGAATTACACCCTGAAAAAAGACAATGGTTTTCGTACAATATGCAAGCACATCAAGCATATAACTCAGAGAGCACTTTTTGTCACTCATCTCTTATCACATGGCAACCATACTTTCAAATGCAGGCAGGGATTTGTCAAAAGACAAACTGACAAATCAACACACTACTTGGACAAAAATTTGCCACATCACAAACTTTTAATCACTGTGCAGAATACTGAAAAATTACCTGCAGTGGTGTCCCAGTGATAAGAAGCCGATAATTAGTATTGTAAAGCCTCATCGTCTTTGACAGAAGAGAATTCTCATTCTTGATTCTATGAGCTTCATCAATTATGATGTAGCGCCAGCTAAAGCGACGTAAAGCAGACTTCTCTTTAATGGCCATCTCAAAACTTGTTACACATACATCAAATTTCCCAGCAACAAGCAACTCCTCACGGATATATTTCTGTACCATTAAAAGTTAAGAATTTACACATCTGACAGCTTTCAGCTGAAAATGAACATTTAGAAGGGTCACATATCCTTACTCTTTCATCTGGATTACCAAGGAACTTTACAGCACGAAGCACAGGGCAAAATCGACGGATTTCATTCATCCAATTGCCAAGTGTAGATTTCGGAGCAACAACCATATGAGGACCAGTTATTCCTCGGTATTCATGGAGGTATCCTAACAGCGAGATGGTTTGCAATGTTTTCCCCAGTCCCTTTAACCATCAACAGTAGCACCAGATATAGAGAAATTAAATATCAGCCACTGAGCATGTAAACATAGAAAATTGAATGCTAATTGGCCCACAATCATACCATTTCATCTGCAAGGATTCCATTTATACCATTCTCATAGAGTCGTATAAGCCAGTTCAAACCAGCAAGTTGATAGTCCCTCATCTTTCCCTGAATACCTGCAGaaacataattgaaatatagtCATAAATTACATGATAAAACACCACCTAAGCAGAAAAGCTAGTGACACGAGAACTAGTAAACCAGTCCACTAGCAAGATGATTAGAAAAGAAGATAATTACAAAAAGTATCATTAGTCAATCCAACACTCCACTGTTTGTAAGGAACAATAAAGTGCATAACCGTCAGTAAGACGCCAAAATCAGTAAAACacattgggtttgtttggattggcttgatttcaaataaaaaaatttacttcacaaatttcaaccacctttttatcttcccaaccacctttttatctcacatacatcacatcataaaaagtgctacagtaattatctcaaataaatcatgcaaataaactcttatccaaacaaactcattggTTTTGGAAGTTCACTTTATGCAGTTGAGAAGTTGTAATCTAGATTATTCTTGACTTTAAAACAGTTTATAACCATACACTCAAGCACCATAAGTAAACAAACCAATTGTTTCCTAATGAAGGATATTCTTCACAGGAAAAAGAGTTGTTTATTCCTTCCAACAGATTCCACTGAAAATCATTGCTGCACATGCAAATGCAGTGGTTTTCCAAGCTACAGCCTTATTGCAACTACAAGGGAATTTTTACATCTCAATATCCGCTTAAAACTGTGGAAATATAATGATCTCTTTCACTGGAAAGAATTTTTATTGGTGCCCAGAACAGGAGGTTGCAGGTATACCATGATTTTAAATTAAAAGAGAGAATTCAAGAAATGGAAAACTTATTCACTCCACCAAAAGTAGACTTAGACCCTCGCCTCCAGAGGGATATTAGCATACAACTATTCAATCATAAACAAAGAACAACTAAAGAAAGACTATAAACATCATATGAGTTCCATAAACTATCCTAAGTAGGAACTACCATAAAGAAGAGCTATCAGAAAAGAAGGACATAAAGCTACAAGAGATAACATCTGAGGAACTCATAAACAACCATAAGAGAAGCTACTAATCGGTACATTGGAATCCTTGACTCTGTTTACTTCTAGGAAATAGCAGGCGAGGAAGAGAACTACTGCCTTACTTAGCCGTAAGAAAATCTCTCTTACGAGTATTGTGGACTGAAGACTATTCAGTTGACCATGTGAGGAATTGAAGAATTAAACTTGGACCTCTCCCGGAGAGACCCCACACTCTTGAATTGCTTTATTTGATATCCACAAAGTATTATCTAACATGACCACAAAAACCAAGCAGGATCTGGTATTATCGTAAGGGATTTGCCTTTTCTATTGATCCCTACAAATTGGATAAAAACAATTCTTATCTGAAAAACCTTTACATAAATGATAGCCAGCCCATCTTTTAATCTCTGTCAACGACTCTTCTCCTCCCCAGCTGTGCCCATGTCACCATATCATATTAGAAATTAACGAATCACACAAACCCATACACAACACCCATACATGAGTGCATGTAATATAGCTTAGAATTTAGCTAGTGGAACCTATATCTACTTCCAGTAAATTGAAATGCACAACAAGATTTGACTGCATCAGGACCAAGTCAAAATGATAAGATTTGATACAATGCAAATTCCACCACAAACCTTAAAACAAGAAACAAGTCCACAAACATACCATGCACCTATAGATCTataaagaaggaaggaaaataaaagaaatattaAAGGTTTATCTCTTGATATGTCAAAGGCTGTAAGATAATTACAAGAAGGTTGTGCAACAAGTCTAGTATTTCCTGTTCCAGAGAGACCATCTTCCTCCTCTTTGAGAcattcttcatcttcttcctcttcgGTAAGCTTCGACGCATGGCGACCCCTGAATCAAAAAGGTAAGTAGAGAACAATCACCACATTTTACCAGATATGAACACCTTAGGACGACTTTGAATGAATAAGTAAAAATATGAGTAGTTGCGCAACCTTCCTAAACCATAGAGCTTTCAGTGGACCAAAGATGTAGCACTAATAAATCAAACTTAACAGACCATGGTCCCAGCCCACGAGGCATGCAGTAGAACCATTTATTGACTCTGTATAGTCAAAGTCAGCCCTTTCAGCACCCAAACAAATTGGAGGCAGACTCGGGCGGTTTTGGAGGGAAAAGCAGAAGTTATCACCAACCAGAATTGCACAGACAAATATGGTAATTAGTTGAGATCACTAGGCAAAATCTCGAAATGAAATCACCAGAGAAGGCTGCCAAAAAAACTATTCCTCCCCAGCCCTATTATCCAAGGACTAGAAGGGAATTTCAGAAAATAAAAATTGCTGCACTGAACTATTATACGACGACTAGAGTGCATTTAAAAATACTAAGGAGGACTGTTGTCCTACAATGGCGAAACCTTGTCCTGAACTCTGATAAATATCACAACAGAAAATACTTGCATGCCATATTACCCTATACCTTCCTTTAGCCTTCTTCTGGGGAGCAGACTGTTCTCCTTTGGCAAAATGGGCAAATAACTCTGTCTGCTGAAGTAGATACTTCAAACGCCCTTTTCCTTTGTTGTTCTGCCATTCAAAGAACAATATCAACATAATATCCTGCAAACACTAAAAGGATGCTTGGAAGTGGAGAAGGCAAACCCTCATAGCACTAATGTGATAACTGAATACCCACCATGTCAGCATCAATGGCAGCATTTTGAGCATCCAatatttcttgtattttttgttttttcaacttttgcatttcttttagcCTTTCTTTTTCACGCTTAGCAACTGCAGTGCCCACATCATTGCCATTTCCTTCCTGTTAATAGGGTCATATATACGCACAAAAACACTCAAACAGCTTTCTAATCCAAAACTTAGTAATTACAAAAGCAAGCTATTATTTTTAACAGCAACATAAGCAGCTCTGCAGGATGTAGCTCAAAAGACCTCAAATTTCCCATCCACTTCTCTTTCTGGAAGTAAATATAGCAAGCAAACAGCCATAAAACGACTAATAAACTTTAGCCATGTATATCTCCTAAAAAACCCAGTGCATGCGCACAAGTGTCATATATAAAGACAATGCACCAAAAAGCAGCGAACTCTACCCCAAACAGATCAAACTTTCCAGACAACAATATGCCACCTCTAACATCAAATCTTTTAGTAAACAAACCCTATCAAACACACATGCAGACGCTATCTGTATCAACTCAAAAACTCAATGCATGCAccaaaaaaattaactaaataaataaacgTAAAACAAAATCCGAACTAAAAGCCAAAGGGAATAAAATATCCAACCACCACTAAAccgtaaaataaaaaattgggaAAACAAACTCTAACCACCACACATACTCTCCACAAAGCAGACACTACAGATCTACTAATGAACAGGCAATTAATCCaaataaaaattaacaaaataaccAAGAGACAAATTAACTATTCAACTACCTCCTCGTCGTCGTCGTCCGGCTCACCACCACCATCGTTAGCGGCAGCATCATTTTCTTCTTCGTCGGAATCGTCGGCAGTTCTCGCAACGGCTTCGAGCTCCtcctcatcttcttcttcttcaacttgatcATTAATATTAACTCCTCGCTCCACTTCCTCATCTTCCGATGAATTTGACAGcggctcctcctcctcctcctccgatGACGGAGATGACTCCTTCATAGCCCGAGTACCTCTAGCCATTGGAAATCAAgggttttctcttttctttgccTTTTTCTCGATTCCTTTCGCCGAAGCAACAGAAAAAGTGAAGAACGTGAAATAAACTGCAAAGAGTCTACTAAAATAAATAcgttttctttattattttttctttttgcattttttgggCTGAAAAGTCATCGTCTTCCCGCCATGTGAGTGGGTGTGAAAATGGATTTCCCGCCAATGGGCTTATGTGGAGTAGGGTGTGGGGAACACGACGTGGGCTTGGACTTTGAAGGGGCAGTCATTTGGGCATTTGTGCCATGAGGAATGGTCCTTTCGCTGGGTTGAGCAGATATTTTGGGCTCAGAAGCTGGCAAACAGATTCCACACGAATATtctgaaccaaaaaaaaaaaaaaaaccaattatTCTTTTTGTcgccaa
It contains:
- the LOC113764819 gene encoding ISWI chromatin-remodeling complex ATPase CHR11 isoform X1; protein product: MARGTRAMKESSPSSEEEEEEPLSNSSEDEEVERGVNINDQVEEEEDEEELEAVARTADDSDEEENDAAANDGGGEPDDDDEEEGNGNDVGTAVAKREKERLKEMQKLKKQKIQEILDAQNAAIDADMNNKGKGRLKYLLQQTELFAHFAKGEQSAPQKKAKGRGRHASKLTEEEEDEECLKEEEDGLSGTGNTRLVAQPSCIQGKMRDYQLAGLNWLIRLYENGINGILADEMGLGKTLQTISLLGYLHEYRGITGPHMVVAPKSTLGNWMNEIRRFCPVLRAVKFLGNPDERKYIREELLVAGKFDVCVTSFEMAIKEKSALRRFSWRYIIIDEAHRIKNENSLLSKTMRLYNTNYRLLITGTPLQNNLHELWSLLNFLLPEIFSSAETFDEWFQISGENDQQEVVQQLHKVLRPFLLRRLKSDVEKGLPPKKETILKVGMSQMQKQYYRALLQKDLEVVNAGGERKRLLNIAMQLRKCCNHPYLFQGAEPGPPYTTGDHLIENAGKMVLLDKLLPKLKERDSRVLIFSQMTRLLDILEDYLMYRGYLYCRIDGNTGGEDRDASIDAFNKPGSEKFVFLLSTRAGGLGINLATADVVILYDSDWNPQVDLQAQDRAHRIGQKKEVQVFRFCTEYTIEEKVIERAYKKLALDALVIQQGRLAEQKTVNKDELLQMVRFGAEMVFSSKDSTITDEDIDRIIAKGEEATAELDAKMKKFTEDAIKFKMDDSADFYDFDDEKDENKFDFKKIVSENWLEPPKRERKRNYSESEYFKQTMRQSGPARPKEPRIPRMPQLHDFQFFNTQRLSELYEKEVRYLMQTHQKNQLKDTIDVEEPEDVGEPLTAEEQEEKERLLEEGFSTWSRRDFNTFIRACEKYGRNDIKGIATEMEGKTEEEVERYAKVFKERYKELNDYDRIIKNIERGEARISRKDEIMKAIGKKLDRYKNPWLELKIQYGQNKGKLYNEECDRFMICMVHKLGYGNWDELKSAFRTSPLFRFDWFVKSRTTQELARRCDTLIRLVERENQEFDERERQARKEKKLAKQNMTPSKRAMARQATESPPISKKRKQLLMDDYVSSGKKRK
- the LOC113764819 gene encoding ISWI chromatin-remodeling complex ATPase CHR11 isoform X2, whose amino-acid sequence is MARGTRAMKESSPSSEEEEEEPLSNSSEDEEVERGVNINDQVEEEEDEEELEAVARTADDSDEEENDAAANDGGGEPDDDDEEEGNGNDVGTAVAKREKERLKEMQKLKKQKIQEILDAQNAAIDADMNNKGKGRLKYLLQQTELFAHFAKGEQSAPQKKAKGRGRHASKLTEEEEDEECLKEEEDGLSGTGNTRLVAQPSCIQGKMRDYQLAGLNWLIRLYENGINGILADEMGLGKTLQTISLLGYLHEYRGITGPHMVVAPKSTLGNWMNEIRRFCPVLRAVKFLGNPDERKYIREELLVAGKFDVCVTSFEMAIKEKSALRRFSWRYIIIDEAHRIKNENSLLSKTMRLYNTNYRLLITGTPLQNNLHELWSLLNFLLPEIFSSAETFDEWFQISGENDQQEVVQQLHKVLRPFLLRRLKSDVEKGLPPKKETILKVGMSQMQKQYYRALLQKDLEVVNAGGERKRLLNIAMQLRKCCNHPYLFQGAEPGPPYTTGDHLIENAGKMVLLDKLLPKLKERDSRVLIFSQMTRLLDILEDYLMYRGYLYCRIDGNTGGEDRDASIDAFNKPGSEKFVFLLSTRAGGLGINLATADVVILYDSDWNPQVDLQAQDRAHRIGQKKEVQVFRFCTEYTIEEKVIERAYKKLALDALVIQQGRLAEQKTVNKDELLQMVRFGAEMVFSSKDSTITDEDIDRIIAKGEEATAELDAKMKKFTEDAIKFKMDDSADFYDFDDEKDENKFDFKKIVSENWLEPPKRERKRNYSESEYFKQTMRQSGPARPKEPRIPRMPQLHDFQFFNTQRLSELYEKEVRYLMQTHQKNQLKDTIDVEEPEDVGEPLTAEEQEEKERLLEEGFSTWSRRDFNTFIRACEKYGRNDIKGIATEMEGKTEEEVERYAKVFKERYKELNDYDRIIKNIERGEARISRKDEIMKAIGKKLDRYKNPWLELKIQYGQNKGKLYNEECDRFMICMVHKLGYGNWDELKSAFRTSPLFRFDWFVKSRTTQELARRCDTLIRLVERENQEFDERERQARKEKKLAKQNMTPSKRAMARQATESPPISKKRKQLLMDDYGKKRK